A portion of the Bacillus sp. es.034 genome contains these proteins:
- a CDS encoding phosphate ABC transporter substrate-binding protein: MKNFKKYGLLLIIATLVAFAAACGNGSSTDENAGDDNKDSETASGSIVVSGSSAMQPLVAAAAEEFMAENPDADIQVNAGGSGTGLSQVSEGSVQIGNSDVFAEEKEGIPADELVDHKVAVVGMTAAVNPNVGIEDISKEDLKKVFTGEIKNWKELGGKDQKITLVNRPDSSGTRATFVKFGLDGETPAEGITEDSSNTVKKIISETDGAIGYLAFSYFTDDSVTPLAVDGVKATDENVQKGEFPIWAYQHSYTKGEAEGLAKTFLDYMMSEDVQTGLLKDQGYIASTKMEVERDAEGKQTKK, encoded by the coding sequence ATGAAGAACTTCAAGAAATACGGTCTGCTTTTAATCATCGCAACGCTCGTGGCATTTGCCGCTGCATGTGGGAATGGAAGCAGTACAGATGAAAATGCTGGAGACGACAATAAAGATTCAGAAACAGCTTCTGGTTCAATCGTAGTTTCAGGTTCTTCTGCAATGCAACCACTTGTTGCAGCAGCAGCTGAAGAATTCATGGCAGAAAATCCGGATGCAGACATCCAAGTTAACGCTGGAGGATCTGGTACAGGATTATCCCAAGTTTCTGAAGGATCAGTTCAAATCGGTAACTCTGATGTATTCGCTGAAGAAAAAGAAGGAATCCCGGCGGACGAGTTAGTTGACCATAAAGTAGCGGTTGTAGGTATGACAGCTGCAGTTAATCCTAATGTTGGTATCGAAGACATTTCTAAAGAAGATCTTAAAAAAGTATTCACTGGTGAAATCAAGAACTGGAAAGAGCTTGGTGGCAAAGATCAAAAGATCACTCTTGTAAACCGTCCTGACTCTTCTGGTACTCGTGCTACATTCGTGAAATTCGGTCTTGATGGAGAAACTCCTGCTGAAGGAATCACAGAAGATTCTTCAAACACTGTTAAGAAAATCATCAGCGAAACAGATGGAGCAATCGGTTACCTTGCTTTCTCTTACTTCACAGATGACAGCGTGACTCCACTTGCAGTTGATGGTGTGAAAGCAACAGACGAAAACGTACAAAAAGGTGAATTCCCAATCTGGGCTTATCAACACTCTTACACTAAAGGTGAAGCGGAAGGTTTAGCTAAAACATTCCTTGACTACATGATGAGTGAAGATGTTCAAACTGGTTTATTGAAAGACCAAGGCTACATCGCTTCTACAAAGATGGAAGTAGAGCGTGACGCTGAAGGGAAACAAACAAAGAAGTAA
- the pstC gene encoding phosphate ABC transporter permease subunit PstC, whose translation MDMENKLPASKRLIKSNRSWMNGEFKGRFLVTLSAVIMIAATISITIFLTSKGLQSFIKNGVSPIEFLTSPDWKPTGENPMYGALPFIFGSFAVTILSALIAAPLGIGAAIFMTDIAPSWGRKIMQPIVELLVGIPSVVYGFIGLTVLVPFIRSNTSGIGFSLLAGMIVLSVMILPTITTIATDAMSSLPKSLRDGSYALGATRWQTIRKVLIPAALPTLLTAVVLGMARAFGEALAVQMVIGNTRDLPQSIVDASATLTTIITLNMGHTTYGSVENNTLWSMGLILLIMSFIFILLIRYLSSRRKV comes from the coding sequence ATGGATATGGAAAACAAGCTACCTGCCTCAAAGAGGCTGATCAAAAGCAATAGATCTTGGATGAACGGTGAATTTAAGGGAAGATTCTTAGTGACATTAAGCGCAGTCATCATGATTGCCGCAACAATTTCCATCACCATTTTCTTAACTTCAAAAGGGTTGCAATCATTTATTAAAAATGGTGTAAGTCCAATTGAGTTCTTAACCAGCCCGGATTGGAAGCCTACAGGTGAGAATCCAATGTATGGTGCTCTTCCGTTCATTTTCGGTTCCTTTGCGGTTACGATTCTTTCTGCTCTCATTGCAGCACCGCTAGGTATTGGAGCAGCTATCTTTATGACGGATATTGCCCCATCATGGGGAAGAAAAATCATGCAGCCGATTGTAGAACTCCTTGTCGGGATCCCGTCCGTTGTTTATGGATTTATAGGGCTTACAGTATTGGTCCCATTTATTCGATCTAATACTTCCGGTATAGGGTTTTCATTGCTTGCCGGTATGATCGTATTATCCGTGATGATTTTGCCGACCATCACAACCATTGCCACAGACGCCATGAGTTCATTGCCGAAAAGTCTTCGGGATGGATCATATGCATTAGGGGCAACAAGATGGCAAACTATTAGAAAAGTATTAATCCCTGCAGCATTGCCAACATTATTGACAGCAGTCGTACTGGGTATGGCAAGAGCATTTGGTGAAGCACTTGCTGTTCAAATGGTCATAGGTAATACAAGAGATCTTCCTCAAAGTATAGTAGATGCGTCGGCAACGTTGACAACGATCATTACGTTAAATATGGGACATACCACTTATGGAAGCGTAGAGAACAACACGCTCTGGTCTATGGGCCTCATTCTATTAATCATGTCATTCATATTTATCTTATTAATCCGCTACTTATCATCGAGGAGGAAAGTCTAA
- the pstA gene encoding phosphate ABC transporter permease PstA, which yields MNSKRADKIATGVFIGIATIIIALLVALFSYILVKGLPYVTWDFLTTPSSAVRAGGGIRDQLFNSFYILIITMIITVPLGVGGGIYMAEYAKPGKITNTIRSCIEVLASLPSIVIGMFGLLVFVNTTGWGYTIIGGALALTVFNLPVLVRVSEDAIRGVPRELKEASLALGITNWHTVKTVLIPGAFPSILTGAILASGRVFGEAAALLFTAGLSTPRLNYLDWNPVSPTSPLNLFRPAETLAVHIWSVNTQGLIPDVDEKAAGASAVLILCVLIFNLGARFIGSYIHNKMTATK from the coding sequence ATGAATAGTAAGAGAGCAGACAAGATCGCCACTGGCGTGTTCATTGGAATTGCAACAATCATTATAGCCCTTTTAGTGGCTCTATTCTCATATATTTTAGTGAAGGGTTTACCATATGTAACATGGGACTTCCTTACAACCCCATCCAGTGCAGTCCGTGCCGGGGGAGGGATTCGGGATCAATTATTTAATTCATTCTATATCCTGATCATCACGATGATCATTACGGTGCCCCTTGGTGTCGGCGGAGGCATCTATATGGCTGAATACGCAAAGCCTGGTAAGATCACGAATACCATTCGTTCTTGTATTGAAGTATTGGCCTCATTACCATCTATCGTCATCGGAATGTTTGGACTATTGGTGTTCGTAAATACAACGGGTTGGGGATATACCATTATAGGTGGAGCCCTGGCACTTACGGTATTTAATCTTCCTGTATTGGTTCGTGTAAGTGAAGATGCCATCAGAGGCGTACCGCGTGAGTTGAAAGAGGCGAGCCTGGCCCTTGGGATCACCAATTGGCACACTGTTAAAACCGTGCTCATCCCGGGTGCATTCCCGTCTATCTTGACAGGTGCGATCCTTGCATCGGGTCGTGTATTCGGTGAGGCTGCTGCCTTATTATTTACAGCCGGCCTGTCGACTCCGAGATTGAACTATTTGGATTGGAATCCAGTTTCGCCTACATCACCTTTAAATCTATTCAGACCGGCTGAGACCCTTGCCGTTCACATCTGGTCAGTCAACACCCAGGGGTTGATTCCCGATGTAGACGAAAAAGCAGCCGGTGCATCAGCTGTTCTGATCCTATGTGTCTTGATTTTCAATCTGGGTGCACGGTTCATCGGAAGCTACATTCATAATAAAATGACAGCGACAAAATAA
- the pstB gene encoding phosphate ABC transporter ATP-binding protein PstB produces the protein MSVQLENRQERSSGVAEQIKKETIIDVQNLNFYYGENHAVKNINMEIEKNAVTALIGPSGCGKSTFLRTINRMNDLVPIARAEGKIMYEDVNLLAKNIDVVALRKEIGMVFQKPNPFSKSIYENIVHALKFTGIKKKSVLNELVEESLTKAALWDEVKDRLHTSALSLSGGQQQRLCIARTIAMKPTVMLLDEPSSALDPISNAKIEELITDLKKEYTIVVVTHNMGQASRVSDKTAFFYNGDLVEFDQTEKIFTNPSEKRTEDYISGRFS, from the coding sequence ATGTCGGTTCAATTAGAAAATAGACAGGAGCGCTCTTCAGGAGTGGCTGAACAAATCAAAAAAGAGACCATCATTGATGTTCAGAATTTAAATTTCTATTACGGGGAAAATCACGCCGTAAAAAATATTAATATGGAAATCGAAAAAAATGCAGTAACAGCATTGATCGGCCCTTCAGGCTGTGGAAAGTCAACCTTTTTACGAACGATTAATCGGATGAATGATTTAGTGCCAATCGCCCGTGCAGAAGGGAAAATCATGTATGAAGATGTGAATCTTCTCGCTAAGAACATTGATGTTGTGGCCCTTCGAAAAGAAATTGGGATGGTTTTCCAAAAGCCAAATCCATTCAGTAAGTCCATTTATGAAAATATTGTTCATGCACTGAAATTTACCGGAATCAAAAAGAAAAGTGTGCTGAATGAACTTGTAGAAGAAAGCTTAACGAAAGCGGCACTTTGGGATGAAGTGAAAGACCGCCTTCATACTTCAGCACTCTCACTATCCGGTGGGCAGCAGCAGCGTTTATGTATTGCACGGACCATTGCCATGAAACCGACTGTCATGCTACTTGATGAACCGTCCTCAGCACTGGACCCGATTTCAAATGCGAAGATTGAAGAATTGATCACCGATTTGAAGAAGGAGTACACGATTGTGGTTGTGACTCATAACATGGGTCAGGCGTCCCGTGTTTCTGATAAAACGGCATTCTTTTATAATGGAGATTTAGTTGAGTTTGACCAGACAGAGAAAATCTTCACAAATCCATCGGAAAAGAGAACGGAAGACTATATTTCAGGGCGTTTCAGTTGA
- the pstB gene encoding phosphate ABC transporter ATP-binding protein PstB has translation MSVATTKKTAFNVNDLNLWYGNNYALKNITFPIYDKEVTAIIGPSGCGKSTFVKTLNLMNRSVPGIKMSGEINYDGTNILSDKIDLVELRRKVGMVFQKGNPFPQSIYNNITFGPKVHGVKKKKELDEIVESTLKSVALWDEVKDRLDAPAMGLSGGQQQRLCIARALATKPEILLMDEPTSALDPISTVKIEELIGELKKQYTIVIVTHNMQQAARVSDKTAFFLLGDLIELDETDKIFSNPSDKRTEDYVSGRFG, from the coding sequence GTGTCAGTAGCTACAACGAAAAAAACGGCATTTAACGTAAACGACTTAAATTTATGGTATGGAAATAACTATGCGTTAAAAAACATTACATTTCCTATTTATGATAAAGAGGTTACAGCGATCATTGGACCATCAGGATGCGGAAAATCGACATTCGTAAAAACATTGAACCTGATGAATCGTTCGGTTCCCGGGATTAAAATGTCCGGAGAAATCAATTATGACGGGACGAATATTCTTTCAGACAAGATCGATTTAGTTGAATTGAGAAGAAAAGTGGGGATGGTGTTCCAAAAGGGGAATCCTTTTCCGCAAAGCATTTATAACAACATAACGTTCGGACCGAAAGTGCATGGGGTCAAAAAGAAGAAAGAGCTTGATGAGATCGTGGAATCCACATTAAAGAGTGTTGCGTTATGGGACGAAGTAAAGGATCGTTTAGATGCTCCCGCGATGGGACTTTCGGGTGGACAGCAACAGCGTCTGTGCATTGCAAGGGCACTTGCGACAAAACCTGAAATCCTTCTGATGGACGAACCGACGTCAGCTCTCGATCCCATCTCCACTGTCAAAATCGAAGAGCTGATCGGTGAGCTCAAGAAACAATATACGATTGTCATTGTCACTCATAATATGCAGCAGGCAGCAAGGGTTTCTGATAAAACAGCCTTTTTCCTATTAGGGGACTTGATTGAACTGGACGAAACGGATAAAATATTTTCTAATCCCAGCGATAAAAGAACGGAAGACTATGTGTCCGGTCGATTTGGATAA
- the phoU gene encoding phosphate signaling complex protein PhoU, giving the protein MAIRRNFDNNLKELKDKLFDMADLAKVSLKESVVALKTQDIEKAEEIIKKDHIINQYDNEINNLAIILIAKESPVATDLRKIISALRICSEIERIGDMATNIAKSTLHIGNQKLIKPIEEIPRMLSIAEEMLEEALTAFYSEDASLAKKVADRDDEVDELYGKLVKELMTYIPNYPNEISQITQLAFTCRYIERVADHVTNICENVIFLVTGERFDLNN; this is encoded by the coding sequence ATGGCGATAAGAAGAAATTTCGATAATAATTTAAAAGAGTTAAAAGACAAACTTTTCGATATGGCGGATCTTGCCAAAGTGTCTTTAAAAGAGTCCGTGGTAGCCTTGAAGACACAGGATATCGAAAAAGCAGAGGAAATCATCAAAAAAGATCACATCATCAATCAATATGATAATGAAATCAATAATCTTGCCATCATTCTCATTGCGAAAGAATCTCCCGTCGCAACGGACTTACGGAAAATCATCTCTGCATTAAGGATCTGTTCTGAAATTGAACGGATCGGGGATATGGCTACGAATATCGCGAAATCAACCTTGCATATCGGAAACCAGAAGTTGATCAAGCCGATTGAAGAAATCCCGAGAATGCTCTCGATTGCTGAAGAAATGCTCGAAGAAGCACTTACCGCTTTTTATAGCGAGGATGCTTCCCTGGCAAAAAAAGTGGCGGATCGTGATGATGAAGTCGACGAGTTATATGGTAAATTAGTAAAGGAACTCATGACCTATATCCCGAACTATCCAAATGAAATCAGTCAGATCACCCAGCTGGCGTTTACATGCAGATACATTGAACGCGTAGCGGACCACGTGACGAATATTTGTGAAAACGTCATTTTCTTAGTGACCGGAGAACGGTTTGATTTGAATAACTAA
- a CDS encoding DUF4912 domain-containing protein, producing MITEIIKLKEQGVSFRKIAKELNTTVGKVQYQWVKYQKALENGPEPAGVEMIKPETPKKRVGRAAFGRKMPKRRSKNPKATELSITFSTSSRIYCYWNIPHEWIRYVKAHFKMNSDTQPFVLRLYDITSISFNGHNQHHHSDSYVPYTETDWFVNGLKENRSYCMEIGLRLPSGDFVAFTRSNVIHTPRTSHHQEAHSMKELMEYEQGLIREPKWVEHVSTYSYYVMNGEGKA from the coding sequence TTGATCACAGAAATAATCAAGTTAAAGGAACAAGGTGTATCATTCAGGAAGATTGCCAAAGAATTGAATACAACCGTGGGGAAGGTTCAATATCAATGGGTTAAGTACCAGAAAGCATTGGAGAATGGTCCGGAACCGGCAGGAGTTGAAATGATAAAACCGGAAACACCGAAGAAACGTGTAGGAAGAGCTGCTTTTGGCAGGAAGATGCCTAAGCGCAGATCGAAAAATCCGAAAGCGACCGAGTTATCGATTACGTTTTCGACTTCTTCAAGGATCTATTGTTATTGGAACATTCCCCATGAATGGATCCGGTATGTGAAAGCACATTTTAAGATGAACTCCGACACGCAGCCATTTGTTCTTCGATTATATGATATTACCTCTATTTCTTTTAATGGTCATAATCAACATCACCATTCGGATTCGTATGTACCATATACAGAAACTGACTGGTTTGTGAACGGATTGAAGGAAAACCGAAGCTACTGCATGGAAATCGGGTTGCGCCTGCCATCAGGGGACTTTGTTGCCTTCACTCGTTCCAATGTCATTCATACACCGAGAACCTCTCATCATCAGGAGGCGCACAGTATGAAAGAGTTGATGGAATACGAGCAGGGATTAATCAGGGAACCAAAGTGGGTTGAGCATGTCAGCACGTATTCGTATTATGTCATGAATGGGGAGGGAAAGGCATGA
- a CDS encoding glycosyltransferase has product MKALSEIIVYPTCNECSFSQVFEREDMLTALLIENGELIDFLDRNEGGSIPVVLNPLLFSLFMSEEFKERANAIIQSNLLQADSHDKQKWQHIYSLWSTYDMNLVQAYKHLTVKGKATVIPTAVSPFPLTHYRTPRAIESQVRMSTLLFKQYFQVIPKSFWLPQAAYVPGIDLYLTQQGIEYTFISSFSYEHSEKEQHRGVIRTPRGLKLIPVTEGSDFLEESDHPLSIVFVKDLSDYDALMKLDRGDARHTMEAIMEEPTALSRVGFGYLGMEKQVPIMTDSAIRNIRVVHRMEEQLENMVTLSAETEWTFQIIREWISGMEGFKDENGISTVHFDRLLQQVMDGHLDGHLLLHRKRMMPFPSDGILEKLSIGIKGDVEEKQDSVLILSWEYPPNIVGGLSRHVYDLANNLVKKGKHVHVLTTMANDALPREQMEGVTVHRVHPLHPYEEDFFKWVFDLNQSFIQYAHDLIRDERITHIHAHDWIVSTSAMKLKDYYSLPLITTIHATEHGRNQGIYTDLQHKIHGEEQLLIGASDHLIVCSEHMKDEIKSLFTIEAPIAVIPNGVELEKLDQSSPYTLSKPSTPYFFSIGRMVHEKGFETIIRVASRLKNEGYDISFVIAGKGPMLEQYRKAVIEEELSDSVSFVGYVSDRERNDYLKNCLAVIFPSLYEPFGIVALEAMAFRKGVVASNTGGLKSIVKHEQTGLLFEPNQEHSLYTQLISLIENPGKSEQLGELGFKMAQSMFSWDRIADQTIHVYDDVLLQSKVEGIKR; this is encoded by the coding sequence ATGAAGGCTCTTTCAGAAATCATCGTGTATCCAACATGTAATGAATGTTCATTTTCTCAAGTGTTTGAACGGGAAGATATGCTTACTGCATTACTAATAGAGAATGGTGAATTGATCGATTTCCTTGATCGGAATGAGGGTGGTTCCATTCCTGTCGTGTTGAATCCCCTCCTTTTCTCCCTTTTTATGAGCGAAGAGTTTAAAGAGAGGGCGAACGCCATCATTCAAAGCAACCTCCTGCAAGCAGACTCTCATGATAAACAGAAGTGGCAGCACATCTATTCACTGTGGTCCACTTATGATATGAATCTTGTACAAGCCTACAAACATCTCACAGTGAAAGGGAAGGCAACCGTCATCCCTACGGCGGTAAGTCCGTTCCCATTAACCCATTACCGGACTCCAAGGGCCATCGAATCCCAGGTTCGGATGAGTACATTATTATTCAAGCAATATTTTCAAGTGATCCCTAAGTCGTTCTGGTTACCTCAGGCCGCATATGTACCTGGGATTGATCTTTACCTCACTCAGCAAGGCATTGAGTATACGTTCATTTCTTCCTTTTCCTATGAACATAGTGAAAAGGAACAGCACAGAGGTGTCATCAGGACGCCGAGGGGATTAAAGCTTATTCCGGTTACGGAAGGCAGCGACTTCCTGGAAGAAAGCGATCATCCACTTTCAATCGTATTCGTGAAAGACCTATCAGACTATGATGCATTAATGAAACTGGATAGAGGAGATGCCCGTCATACAATGGAAGCCATAATGGAGGAGCCTACCGCTCTTTCAAGGGTCGGCTTCGGGTATCTTGGAATGGAGAAACAAGTCCCGATCATGACCGATTCAGCCATTCGGAATATTAGGGTGGTCCATCGTATGGAAGAGCAGCTGGAAAATATGGTGACGCTGTCAGCGGAAACAGAGTGGACCTTTCAGATTATAAGGGAATGGATATCAGGTATGGAAGGGTTTAAAGATGAGAATGGAATATCCACGGTCCATTTCGACCGGTTGCTCCAGCAAGTCATGGATGGGCATTTAGATGGACATCTCCTTCTTCACCGGAAGAGAATGATGCCTTTTCCATCTGACGGAATCCTTGAGAAACTCTCCATTGGAATAAAGGGTGACGTGGAAGAGAAGCAGGATTCAGTGCTGATCCTTTCCTGGGAGTATCCACCGAATATCGTGGGGGGATTATCGAGACATGTATATGACTTAGCCAACAATCTTGTGAAAAAGGGAAAGCATGTGCATGTTCTTACCACCATGGCCAATGATGCCCTTCCCCGGGAGCAGATGGAAGGTGTCACGGTTCATCGGGTGCATCCACTTCATCCATATGAAGAAGATTTCTTTAAATGGGTGTTCGATTTGAACCAGTCCTTCATTCAGTACGCCCATGACTTGATACGGGATGAAAGAATCACCCATATCCATGCACATGATTGGATCGTATCGACATCAGCGATGAAGCTGAAAGACTATTACTCCCTTCCTCTTATTACTACGATCCATGCTACTGAACATGGCAGGAATCAAGGGATTTATACGGATTTGCAACACAAGATCCATGGGGAAGAGCAGCTTCTCATAGGAGCATCCGATCATCTCATCGTTTGCAGTGAGCATATGAAAGACGAAATCAAGAGCTTATTCACGATAGAAGCACCAATTGCCGTAATACCAAATGGTGTGGAACTGGAGAAACTGGATCAGTCTTCCCCGTACACCCTTTCCAAACCATCGACGCCGTACTTTTTTTCGATCGGAAGGATGGTTCATGAGAAAGGGTTTGAGACCATCATCCGTGTTGCTTCACGGTTAAAGAATGAGGGGTATGACATCTCCTTCGTCATAGCAGGGAAGGGTCCGATGCTCGAGCAATATCGAAAGGCTGTGATCGAGGAGGAACTCTCGGATAGCGTATCATTCGTCGGTTACGTATCGGATAGGGAACGGAATGATTATTTGAAAAATTGCCTGGCCGTCATCTTCCCCAGTTTGTACGAACCGTTCGGGATCGTGGCCCTGGAAGCGATGGCCTTCCGAAAAGGCGTGGTTGCTTCCAATACCGGCGGGCTTAAGTCCATTGTGAAACATGAACAAACCGGATTATTATTTGAGCCCAACCAGGAACATAGTCTCTATACTCAATTGATTTCATTAATTGAAAATCCGGGGAAATCCGAACAACTGGGTGAACTGGGCTTTAAAATGGCTCAGTCCATGTTCAGCTGGGACCGGATCGCAGACCAGACCATTCATGTATATGATGATGTGCTCCTTCAATCAAAAGTGGAGGGTATAAAAAGATGA
- a CDS encoding nucleotidyltransferase family protein, protein MKAVILAGGEGRRLRPYTMSIAKPMVPILNKPILEYSINLLSSYGVKDILITTCYKSETIKDYFGNGKRFNVNITYLEERSPLGTAGGIFLARHRLREPFLVLSGDAFTNIPIDKVIEFHYEKRAVMTVVSKEVENPKEYGICHTDETRKLVDFIEKPEEWVGNEVNTGVYMLDPRLLDRYAHVGVKDFGQDFIPRLLLNNEEVYVFKTSAYWRDIGNPEEYKCARDDLMRGHFSPPSFKKGFHHSKGLVEPFITRLQVACPNGKKPMVLAKLLETVPSSSNQKEIVFDHRDGGRTKIISDPKRGFIIYSNADRRNLAREFARYYGKKIKIWQKV, encoded by the coding sequence ATGAAGGCGGTTATATTGGCAGGTGGAGAAGGCAGGCGATTAAGGCCATATACAATGTCCATTGCGAAGCCCATGGTCCCGATTCTGAATAAGCCAATACTTGAATATAGCATTAACCTCCTGAGTTCTTATGGAGTAAAAGATATATTGATTACGACTTGTTATAAAAGTGAGACCATTAAAGATTACTTTGGAAACGGGAAACGGTTCAATGTGAATATCACGTATCTTGAAGAAAGATCCCCACTCGGGACAGCGGGCGGCATATTCCTCGCACGACACAGGCTGCGAGAACCGTTCCTTGTTCTTAGCGGGGATGCGTTTACCAATATTCCCATCGACAAGGTCATTGAATTCCACTATGAGAAAAGAGCGGTCATGACCGTCGTCTCAAAGGAAGTGGAGAATCCAAAGGAATACGGAATTTGTCATACGGACGAAACCCGCAAATTAGTCGATTTTATCGAAAAGCCCGAAGAGTGGGTAGGAAATGAAGTCAACACAGGTGTTTATATGCTTGATCCACGGCTTTTGGACCGGTATGCACACGTTGGGGTTAAAGATTTCGGGCAGGATTTCATTCCCCGTCTCCTTTTGAATAATGAAGAAGTATATGTGTTTAAGACGAGTGCTTATTGGAGAGATATCGGTAACCCGGAAGAATATAAGTGTGCAAGGGACGATCTTATGAGGGGGCATTTCTCTCCTCCCTCTTTTAAGAAAGGCTTCCATCATTCAAAGGGCTTAGTGGAGCCTTTCATCACCCGACTGCAGGTGGCCTGTCCAAATGGCAAGAAACCGATGGTGCTTGCAAAACTGCTCGAGACGGTTCCATCTTCCTCCAATCAGAAAGAGATTGTATTCGACCACAGGGATGGGGGCCGGACGAAAATCATCAGTGATCCAAAGAGAGGGTTCATCATTTATTCCAATGCGGACAGAAGAAATCTGGCAAGGGAGTTTGCTAGATATTACGGAAAAAAAATAAAAATCTGGCAAAAGGTGTAG
- the rpmG gene encoding 50S ribosomal protein L33: MRVNITLACTETGERNYITTKNKRNNPDRLELKKYCPKLKRVTLHRETK, encoded by the coding sequence ATGCGTGTAAACATTACTTTGGCTTGCACAGAAACTGGTGAGCGTAACTATATTACTACTAAGAACAAGCGTAACAACCCAGACCGTTTAGAGCTAAAAAAATATTGCCCGAAATTAAAGCGTGTGACTCTTCACCGCGAAACGAAATAA
- a CDS encoding 5-formyltetrahydrofolate cyclo-ligase, whose product MSKKEKRKSQLQVLKSIGHIAFQQKCFEIEQRLFGSPEWKQSSTVSITISKPPELDTWNIIKRGWEEGKTMVVPKCLPEDRRLIFYKLNDFHQLEQSYFNLFEPDPANSVAVHNESIELMIVPGLSYTTGGYRLGFGGGYYDRLLSSFSGTTMSLAFEEQMVESLPIESFDMQVSTILTDLRRIDCED is encoded by the coding sequence ATGTCTAAAAAGGAAAAGCGGAAATCTCAGCTGCAAGTATTAAAATCCATTGGTCATATTGCATTTCAACAAAAATGTTTCGAAATAGAACAACGTCTTTTTGGGTCTCCCGAGTGGAAGCAAAGCAGTACGGTCTCGATCACCATTTCAAAGCCTCCGGAACTCGATACATGGAATATCATTAAGAGGGGCTGGGAAGAAGGGAAGACAATGGTCGTGCCAAAGTGCCTCCCGGAGGACCGCCGGTTAATTTTTTATAAACTGAATGATTTTCATCAGTTGGAACAATCATATTTCAATTTATTTGAACCGGACCCCGCAAATTCCGTCGCTGTACATAATGAATCGATTGAATTGATGATCGTCCCGGGTTTATCTTATACAACCGGGGGTTATCGTCTTGGATTTGGTGGGGGATATTATGACCGACTGCTTTCATCCTTTTCAGGAACTACAATGTCCCTTGCCTTCGAAGAGCAAATGGTCGAATCATTGCCGATCGAATCCTTCGATATGCAGGTGTCAACCATACTGACGGATTTGAGACGGATCGATTGTGAAGATTGA
- a CDS encoding DUF92 domain-containing protein, translating to MKIELFLLLLFILAIAIGGWRTRNLSISGAWMAVVVGLVIGFAYGFRGLFVLGAFFLSSSIWSHLFKKDKIGIEDRLAKTSTRDWQQVLANGGPAALFALLFSLTGESVWTFAFVASIAGANSDTWASEIGPLSRKHPFSIRSFERVPKGTSGAVSPIGTIAAVMGAAFIALTALFMPGSMDATLFILITLSGFLGNLLDTCLGAYVQLDYRCRVCGIQTESTVHCGQPTERTKGYWMNNELVNAFSSIMSGVILLLLYW from the coding sequence GTGAAGATTGAGTTATTCCTGCTCCTTCTCTTTATCCTTGCCATCGCGATTGGTGGATGGAGAACAAGGAATTTAAGTATATCTGGGGCTTGGATGGCTGTGGTGGTCGGGCTTGTCATTGGGTTTGCCTATGGTTTCCGGGGCTTGTTTGTATTGGGGGCATTCTTCCTTTCTTCAAGTATATGGTCTCATCTATTTAAGAAGGACAAGATCGGCATCGAGGACCGGCTTGCTAAGACCTCCACACGGGATTGGCAGCAAGTATTGGCAAACGGCGGTCCTGCTGCACTTTTTGCCCTGTTGTTCAGCTTGACTGGGGAAAGCGTATGGACATTTGCTTTTGTTGCTTCGATTGCAGGGGCGAATTCGGATACATGGGCATCTGAAATCGGTCCCCTGAGTCGAAAACATCCTTTTTCCATAAGGTCTTTCGAGAGAGTTCCAAAAGGCACATCGGGAGCGGTATCCCCCATCGGTACAATAGCGGCGGTCATGGGTGCAGCCTTTATCGCACTGACAGCCCTGTTCATGCCCGGTAGTATGGATGCCACGCTCTTTATATTGATCACACTTTCCGGGTTTCTTGGAAATCTCCTGGATACATGCTTGGGGGCATATGTACAATTGGATTACAGGTGCCGGGTGTGCGGGATACAGACGGAATCGACTGTCCACTGCGGACAGCCTACCGAAAGAACGAAGGGCTACTGGATGAACAATGAATTGGTCAATGCCTTTTCAAGCATAATGTCCGGAGTGATCCTGCTTCTCCTTTATTGGTAG